Proteins encoded in a region of the Planctomicrobium piriforme genome:
- a CDS encoding universal stress protein, with amino-acid sequence MPAFSHEVVVVPVDFSKESENALRVAVELTGDVRKLRLLHVMTPLDAISPAAVWGEFSETARQSAVRDFAKEFLSAQGVGDAVFDLRYGNHGLEITDYAKEQKADLIIVSSHGYHGLKRLLLGSVAEAILRHAHCAVLVLRRQDAE; translated from the coding sequence ATGCCTGCGTTTTCCCATGAAGTCGTCGTGGTTCCGGTCGATTTCTCCAAAGAGTCCGAGAACGCCCTGCGCGTGGCGGTCGAGCTCACAGGCGATGTTCGCAAGCTGCGTCTGCTGCACGTCATGACCCCGCTCGACGCCATCTCTCCGGCTGCGGTCTGGGGAGAGTTTTCGGAAACCGCCCGACAGAGCGCTGTCCGCGACTTCGCGAAAGAGTTCCTGTCTGCGCAGGGAGTCGGCGATGCGGTCTTCGATCTCCGCTACGGCAACCACGGACTCGAAATCACCGACTATGCGAAGGAACAAAAAGCAGACCTGATTATCGTTTCCTCGCATGGATATCATGGACTCAAACGTCTGCTGCTGGGTTCCGTCGCCGAGGCAATCCTGCGGCATGCCCACTGCGCCGTACTGGTCCTGCGACGACAGGATGCTGAATAG